A single genomic interval of Alteromonas sp. CI.11.F.A3 harbors:
- the pgl gene encoding 6-phosphogluconolactonase gives MALTTLSFDTPDALTSAFAEDLVSILKTGIKTRGRASLVVSGGRTPLALFKQLSETDIEWDKVDITLADERWVEEGHEASNTSLVKANLIQNKASAAHFVELKSDVADASEGVNAAEKAIASMSQPFDALILGMGEDGHTASLFPCSEQVNDGLSMNSGRTCIAVQPTTAPHQRISLTLPALLNSRHIFLHLTGEKKKQVLLDALDNATEAQKPITAVVNRAPVTLMWAP, from the coding sequence ATGGCTTTAACAACCCTTTCATTTGATACACCCGATGCGCTTACCTCAGCATTTGCTGAAGACTTGGTTAGCATTCTTAAAACTGGTATTAAAACCCGCGGGCGTGCTTCGCTTGTGGTAAGTGGCGGCAGAACGCCTCTTGCACTTTTTAAGCAGTTGAGCGAAACCGACATAGAGTGGGACAAGGTAGATATTACCCTTGCTGATGAACGTTGGGTGGAAGAAGGTCATGAAGCCAGTAACACCAGCTTAGTTAAAGCGAATCTTATTCAAAATAAAGCCAGTGCAGCGCATTTCGTTGAATTAAAAAGCGATGTTGCTGATGCTAGTGAAGGCGTAAATGCTGCTGAAAAAGCGATTGCAAGTATGTCCCAGCCTTTTGATGCGCTTATTTTAGGCATGGGTGAAGACGGTCATACCGCATCGCTATTCCCCTGTTCTGAACAAGTCAATGATGGCTTGAGCATGAACAGTGGTCGCACATGTATTGCTGTACAACCTACAACTGCACCCCATCAACGTATATCACTTACGTTGCCGGCGTTGCTAAACAGTCGACATATTTTTCTGCATTTAACCGGTGAAAAGAAAAAGCAGGTACTGCTTGATGCACTGGATAATGCTACCGAAGCGCAAAAGCCCATCACGGCCGTGGTAAACAGAGCCCCGGTAACCTTGATGTGGGCGCCATAG
- the zwf gene encoding glucose-6-phosphate dehydrogenase: MVLENSYEPCDFVLFGTLGDLSRRKLLPSLYQLEKAELIHPDTTIVGVARHEMELEDYIAEVHTNLVKFGDKELCEETWERMKARLHYACVDMKDIGSYCVLEDHVDPARTMVCYLATPPSIYGDICRGLHGCKIIDSSVRVVLEKPIGHDLESSKVINEQVAEYFDEKQIYRIDHYLGKETVLNLVALRFANSIFATNWDHNCIDHVQISVAESVGIEGRWGYFDDAGQMRDMVQNHLLQILSLVAMEPPTTLDADSIRDEKLKVLKALRPINSSNISDSTVRGQYTAGFVKGEEVPGYLEEEGANTQSRTETFIAIKAEIDNWRWAGVPFYLRTGKRMPSKVSEVVIYFKRQPHNLFGDSFKNLPPNKLVIRLQPDEGVEITVMNKVPGLTSSGSMDLQKSKLNLSFSEAFADDRIPDAYEKLLLEVMLGNQALFVRRDEIEQAWTWVDSILEAWKSSNEPPEPYQAGTWGPVDSIGLLARANRSWYESKTVRKKK; the protein is encoded by the coding sequence ATGGTATTGGAAAATTCCTACGAACCCTGTGATTTCGTGCTATTTGGCACATTGGGTGATCTTTCACGACGCAAATTACTGCCGTCTTTATATCAGCTTGAAAAAGCAGAGCTCATTCATCCAGATACAACCATTGTTGGCGTAGCCCGACATGAAATGGAATTAGAAGACTATATAGCCGAAGTCCATACAAACTTAGTAAAGTTTGGCGATAAAGAGCTTTGTGAAGAAACTTGGGAGCGTATGAAAGCCCGTCTTCATTATGCATGCGTCGATATGAAAGATATCGGTAGCTACTGCGTTTTAGAAGATCATGTTGACCCAGCGCGCACCATGGTGTGTTATTTAGCAACACCGCCTTCTATCTATGGTGACATTTGTCGTGGTCTTCACGGCTGCAAAATTATCGATTCAAGTGTACGTGTTGTACTTGAAAAGCCGATTGGTCACGATCTTGAATCGTCAAAAGTGATTAACGAGCAGGTTGCTGAGTACTTCGACGAGAAACAAATTTACCGTATCGATCATTACCTAGGTAAAGAAACCGTACTTAACCTTGTTGCACTTCGTTTTGCTAACTCTATTTTCGCCACCAACTGGGACCATAACTGTATTGACCATGTTCAAATTTCAGTAGCGGAATCAGTCGGTATTGAAGGGCGTTGGGGTTATTTTGACGACGCGGGTCAAATGCGCGACATGGTGCAAAACCACTTACTTCAAATTTTAAGCTTAGTGGCCATGGAGCCACCAACGACACTAGATGCAGACAGCATTCGTGATGAAAAGCTTAAAGTACTTAAAGCACTGCGCCCGATTAATTCATCGAACATTAGCGATAGCACGGTTCGTGGTCAGTACACCGCAGGTTTTGTGAAAGGTGAAGAAGTTCCAGGCTACTTGGAAGAAGAGGGTGCTAACACCCAAAGTAGAACGGAAACCTTCATTGCAATTAAAGCAGAGATTGATAACTGGCGCTGGGCGGGTGTTCCGTTCTACCTTCGTACGGGTAAACGTATGCCGTCGAAAGTCAGTGAAGTGGTTATCTACTTCAAGCGTCAGCCACATAACTTGTTTGGCGATAGCTTTAAGAACTTGCCGCCAAACAAATTGGTAATTCGACTTCAGCCTGATGAAGGCGTTGAAATTACTGTTATGAACAAAGTCCCGGGCTTAACCAGCTCTGGCTCAATGGATTTACAAAAATCTAAGTTGAACTTGAGCTTCTCTGAAGCCTTTGCCGACGATCGTATTCCTGATGCCTACGAAAAGCTGCTTCTTGAAGTCATGCTAGGCAACCAGGCGCTGTTCGTTCGCCGTGATGAAATTGAACAAGCCTGGACATGGGTTGATTCAATTCTTGAAGCATGGAAATCGTCTAATGAACCACCAGAGCCTTATCAGGCTGGCACGTGGGGACCAGTAGATTCAATTGGCCTTTTGGCACGAGCGAATCGCAGTTGGTACGAAAGCAAAACGGTAAGGAAGAAGAAATAA